A single region of the Salvia miltiorrhiza cultivar Shanhuang (shh) chromosome 8, IMPLAD_Smil_shh, whole genome shotgun sequence genome encodes:
- the LOC131001054 gene encoding beta-galactosidase 13-like, whose protein sequence is MVDRGKLVFCALLALLAANANANANEVKAVSYDGRSMIINGTRQLLFSGSIHYPRSTPEMWPKLIQQAKEGGLNLIQTYVFWNIHEPVQGQFNFEGNYDLVKFIKMIGDNGLWVTLRLGPYIESEWNMGGFPYWLKEVPKIVFRTYNEPFMFHMKRYTEMIINMMKKEKLFADQGGPIIMAQIENEYNNVQLSYREDGEKYIKWAGDMAVGLYSGIPWIMCKQKNAPDTVISTCNGRHCADTFSGPNGPNKPSLWTENWTAQYRVFGDPPSQRSAEDLAYAVAKFFARNGTLNNYYMYHGGTNFGRTSSSFVTTRYYDEAPLDEYGLKREPKFGHLRDLHRALRLCKKPLLWGTPRLQQVSKNVEITTYEKAEDNICAAFLTNNNTRESQTVEFRGEEYYLPSKSVTILPDCKTVVYNSQAVVAQHSSRNFLVSETAKLSKWEMFRESIPTTDNLEVKSVSPRELYSLTRDTSDYAWFSTSIYIDGRDLPMRHDDLPVLEVASLGHALLAFVNGQYVGFGHGSNVEKSHVFKKPVSFKAGVNNITLLAMTVGFPNSGSFMERRFAGPKAILTQGLMCGTLDITRNEWTQQVGLSGEKMELFSEQGSKKVKWGPLDGNLGPLTWYKAYFDAPEGNEAVALRMTSMQKGVIWVNGINLGRYWVSYLSAINKPTQEEYHVPRAYLKDKDNLLVVLEETGGDPRKIQVLTVNRNTICSVITEFHPPNVKSWERKDNKIREIFDPVRAAHLTCPNAKKIAKVEFVSFGENEGACGAFVPGKCDSAKAHKVVEELCLGKHDCTIPFERQALLDGGKDSCPDVAKTLAVQLACT, encoded by the exons ATGGTAGATCGAGGTAAATTGGTGTTTTGCGCTCTCTTGGCGTTGCTCGCTGCCAATGCCAATGCCAACGCCAACGAGGTAAAAGCTGTCTCCTACGATGGCCGCTCCATGATCATCAATGGCACCAGGCAATTGCTCTTCTCCGGTTCCATCCATTATCCACGCAGCACTCCTGAG ATGTGGCCAAAGCTCATCCAGCAGGCTAAAGAAGGGGGTCTTAACCTGATCCAGACATATGTGTTCTGGAATATTCATGAGCCTGTTCAAGGACAG TTCAATTTTGAAGGCAATTATGACTTGGTGAAATTCATCAAGATGATTGGAGACAATGGTTTGTGGGTAACCCTTAGGTTGGGACCATACATTGAGTCTGAATGGAATATGGG CGGATTTCCATACTGGCTAAAAGAGGTCCCAAAGATCGTATTCCGTACTTACAACGAACCTTTCATG TTCCACATGAAAAGGTACACAGAGATGATCATCAACATGATGAAGAAGGAGAAACTCTTTGCAGATCAAGGAGGGCCTATTATCATGGCGCAG ATTGAAAACGAGTACAACAATGTTCAACTATCATACAGAGAAGATGGTGAAAAGTATATAAAATGGGCAGGGGATATGGCTGTTGGTCTCTACAGCGGCATTCCGTGGATCATGTGCAAGCAGAAGAACGCCCCTGACACTGTA ATTAGTACGTGTAATGGAAGGCATTGTGCAGACACATTTAGTGGTCCAAATGGCCCTAACAAGCCATCTCTATGGACAGAGAACTGGACTGCTCA GTACAGGGTATTTGGTGATCCTCCCTCGCAGCGCTCAGCAGAAGATCTAGCATATGCTGTGGCTAAATTCTTTGCCAGAAATGGCACCCTCAACAACTATTACATg TACCATGGTGGAACCAATTTTGGTCGAACAAGTTCATCGTTTGTGACAACACGTTACTACGATGAAGCCCCCCTTGATGAATATGGTTTGAAGAGGGAACCTAAATTCGGTCACCTAAGAGACTTGCACAGGGCTTTGAGACTCTGCAAGAAGCCATTGCTCTGGGGCACGCCAAGGCTGCAACAAGTCTCCAAAAATGTAGAG ATCACAACTTATGAGAAAGCTGAGGATAACATATGTGCTGCATTCTTGACAAACAACAACACAAGGGAATCTCAGACGGTCGAATTCCGAGGTGAAGAATACTACCTCCCATCCAAGTCCGTCACCATTCTCCCCGATTGCAAGACCGTCGTCTACAACTCTCAAGCG GTTGTTGCACAACACAGTTCTAGAAACTTCCTAGTGTCGGAGACAGCCAAGTTGAGCAAGTGGGAGATGTTCAGAGAGAGCATCCCAACAACTGATAATTTGGAAGTGAAGAGCGTCTCACCAAGAGAACTCTATAGTTTAACAAGAGATACCTCCGACTATGCATGGTTCAGCACCAG CATCTACATCGATGGAAGGGACTTGCCCATGCGCCACGACGATCTTCCGGTGCTTGAGGTTGCAAGCCTTGGTCATGCCTTGCTTGCCTTTGTCAATGGCCAATACGTTG gttttgGACACGGTAGTAATGTTGAAAAGAGTCATGTATTTAAGAAGCCGGTGAGTTTTAAGGCCGGAGTTAACAACATCACGTTGCTCGCCATGACAGTTGGTTTTCCG AATAGTGGATCCTTCATGGAGAGGAGATTTGCTGGGCCTAAAGCCATACTTACTCAGGGGTTAATGTGTGGAACTCTTGACATTACCAGAAACGAATGGACCCAACAG GTTGGACTGAGCGGAGAGAAGATGGAATTATTCAGTGAGCAAGGCTCAAAGAAAGTGAAATGGGGTCCCTTAGATGGAAATCTAGGCCCCCTGACTTGGTACAAG GCATATTTTGATGCGCCGGAAGGAAACGAGGCGGTAGCTCTGAGAATGACAAGCATGCAAAAGGGAGTGATTTGGGTGAATGGCATAAACCTTGGGCGGTATTGGGTATCATACCTCTCAGCAATTAACAAGCCAACTCAAGAAGAGTATCACGTGCCGCGAGCCTACTTGAAGGACAAAGACAATCTGTTGGTTGTCTTGGAAGAGACCGGCGGCGATCCTCGGAAGATCCAAGTGCTGACTGTCAATAGAAACACGATTTGCAGTGTGATAACTGAGTTCCACCCTCCTAATGTGAAGTCATGGGAGAGGAAAGACAACAAGATTCGCGAGATTTTCGACCCCGTGAGGGCGGCGCATCTCACGTGCCCTAACGCCAAGAAAATCGCCAAAGTTGAGTTCGTGAGTTTCGGAGAGAACGAGGGTGCTTGTGGGGCCTTCGTACCGGGCAAATGTGACTCCGCCAAGGCTCACAAAGTTGTTGAAGAG CTGTGTTTGGGGAAACATGATTGCACGATTCCATTTGAGAGACAAGCGCTTCTTGATGGTGGCAAAGATTCATGCCCTGATGTGGCCAAAACGTTGGCTGTGCAATTGGCTTGTACCTAA